Proteins encoded in a region of the Tribolium castaneum strain GA2 chromosome 7, icTriCast1.1, whole genome shotgun sequence genome:
- the Hacd2 gene encoding very-long-chain (3R)-3-hydroxyacyl-CoA dehydratase: MSVLSPFVFWAQNEKTVFLKVDLKDVKDPNITLECHKLQFQSKGVGARGLNEYAFAIDFYSNIDAEKSVHKITDNRVDFTIIKTEKGWWPRLMTQTQKPIWLKIDHDRFQAEDMDEEVADVMQDYPNLYDKLQREEFGYKKEDFKKVYLTLYNLFMYVGFMYVVCVLSVRYIKDGSDSFPGTYAAVGSAMCFLQLIQILEVMHPLFGYVRGGAFIPALQVGGRIFVLILMLELEPRLQTMPVVFYLFMTWAAIEIIRYPYYMSQLLKKENGLLTWLRYTAWIVLYPIGFVCEGVIIFRNLIFMEQDNTWSVTISSPFEFTLKFATVLRLYLLIGMIPGLYTLMSHMYKARKLKIGPVTVKKNKIKKAQ, from the exons ATGTCAGTGTTAAGTCCGTTTGTTTTTTGGgcccaaaacgaaaaaactgtcTTCTTAAAAGTAGACCTAAAGGACGTAAAA GATCCCAACATAACTCTAGAATGCcataaattacaatttcaGTCCAAAGGGGTTGGAGCCCGGGGGCTGAACGAGTATGCCTTTGCAATTGACTTCTATTCAAACATAGATGCTGAG AAAAGTGTGCACAAAATCACTGATAATCGGGTAGATTTTACCATAATTAAGACAGAAAAGGGCTGGTGGCCTAGGTTGATGACCCAGACCCAGAAACCCATATGGTTGAAAATCGACCATGACCGCTTCCAGGCGGAAGACATGGACGAGGAGGTGGCCGACGTGATGCAAGATTATCCAAATTTGTACGATAAACTACAGAGGGAGGAATTTGGGTATAAAAAAG AGGACTTCAAAAAAGTCTACTTGACgctttacaatttatttatgtacGTTGGCTTCATGTACGTAGTGTGCGTATTATCAGTCAGGTACATCAAAGACGGCTCCGATTCCTTCCCTGGAACTTATGCAGCTGTAGGTTCCGCTATGTGCTTTTTAcaattaatccaaattttggaAGTTATGCATCCGTTGTTTGGCTATGTTAGAGGCGGGGCTTTCATACCAGCGCTTCAAGTAGGCGGGCGAATTTTCGTCTTAATACTAATGCTAGAACTGGAACCGCGGCTACAAACCATGCCGGtggttttttacttgtttATGACATGGGCGGCCATAGAAATAATTAG ATATCCCTACTACATGTcgcaattgttaaaaaaagaaaacggTTTATTGACTTGGTTAAGATACACCGCTTGGATAGTGCTTTACCCGATTGGATTTGTCTGTGAAGGTGTTattattttccgaaatttgatttttatggaACAGGATAATACGTGGTCGGTAACTATTTCTAGTCCGTTTGAATTTACATTGAAATTTGCGACGGTTTTGCGCCTCTATTTATTAATCGGGATGATTCCAGGGTTGTACACCCTGATGTCACACATGTACAAAGCGCGGAAACTTAAAATCGGGCCTGTGAccgtcaaaaaaaataaaatcaaaaaagcgCAATGA
- the LOC657655 gene encoding odorant receptor 23a — protein MSHSNPLEAFKLNTFFLKALTVWHVENPTYRLYKIFVVFSFAVTFFSAWICALVNYNVSEISENFYYLPAMSTGPLKYAIFQKNFTNIVNLTHLLETQYAKIRTENQKKIFDESVIFERKVMKNFAILIIPTCVAMFIVPYFQDRREMPLIVWFPFDYKQPVVFDLVYFILAFACISIAYTNVSTDAFFYTCLIQIETQCEIVSDTLRNLDKIVTNGFRNVAESRKIFIECIEQYNVILRYTKIVSDTYQGILVVQFFCSLVALCLTMYKLSLADPGSQDFIKYFVFKLGVISEIFMYCYFGHRVLEKTEDLYFAIYEMHWYDASKQIQNEVFIFMGQLEKPIVFYVANIFSLDLDTFKKIMQKAWSFFTALKNMHDIRNN, from the exons ATGTCGCACTCGAACCCCCTTGAAGCCTTCAAACTCAACACATTTTTCCTCAAAGCACTCACAGTCTGGCACGTGGAAAACCCCACTTACCGCctctacaaaatttttgtcgttttttcGTTCGCAGTCACATTTTTCAGTGCCTGGATTTGTGCCCTCGTCAATTACAATGTCAGTGAAATCAGTGAAAATTTCTATTACCTCCCGGCAATGTCAACAGGGCCTTTAAAATACGCAATTTTCcagaaaaatttcacaaacatCGTGAATCTGACCCACTTGTTGGAGACACAATACGCGAAAATTCGGACCGAAaaccagaaaaaaatattcgatgAGTCGGTTATTTTCGAGCGTAAAGTTATGAAAAATTTCGCGATTTTGATCATTCCGACGTGTGTTGCCATGTTCATAGTGCCCTATTTTCAGGATAGGCGGGAAATGCCGCTGATTGTGTGGTTTCCGTTCGATTACAAACAGCCGGTGGTTTTTGacttggtttattttattttggcgTTTGCTTGCATTTCTATCGCTTATACTAATGTTTCCACCGACGCGTTTTTCTACACTTGCCTAATTCAGATTGAAACTCAGTGCGAAATTGTGAGCGACACTCTTAGAAATTTGGATAAGATTGTCACCAACGGCTTTAGAAATGTGGCAGAGTCcaggaaaatttttatcgaaTGCATCGAACAATACAATGTTATTTTAAG GTACACAAAAATAGTGTCTGACACGTACCAGGGAATTCTAGTCGTTCAGTTTTTTTGCTCCTTGGTCGCCCTGTGTTTGACAATGTACAAGTTATCTCtg GCCGACCCTGGAAGCCAGgattttatcaaatatttCGTTTTCAAGTTGGGAGTCATTAGCgaaatttttatgtattgCTATTTTGGTCACAGAGTTCTCGAAAAA ACGGAAGATTtgtattttgcaatttatgaAATGCACTGGTACGACGCCtctaaacaaattcaaaacgaggtttttatttttatgggACAGTTGGAAAAACCGATCGTGTTTTATGTCGCTAATATATTTTCGCTTGATTTGGATACGTTCAAGAAA ATAATGCAGAAAGCTTGGAGTTTCTTCACGGCGTTGAAAAATATGCACGATATTAGGAACAATTAA
- the LOC103313340 gene encoding immediate early response 3-interacting protein 1, whose product MAFTLWNLFEASILCLNAICILHEERFLAKIGWSSKSPNVHGFGENPSAKSQILNLVHSIRTVARIPLIFLNILTIVIKLVLG is encoded by the exons atggcATTTACGTTATGGAATTTGTTCGAAGCATCGATTCTCTGTTTGAATGCAATTTGCATTTTGCACGAGGAGCGTTTTTTAGCTAAAA TTGGTTGGAGTTCAAAGAGTCCCAATGTTCACGGCTTTGGGGAAAACCCATCAGcaaagtcccaaattttgaatttggttCATTCAATTAGGACTGTAGCAAGAA ttccgttgatatttttaaacatactTACTATAGTCATTAAGCTAGTATTAGGATAA
- the Ncc69 gene encoding bumetanide-sensitive sodium-(potassium)-chloride cotransporter → MSERNGGATVPRSDTDDVELRNLTTDNDKRTRFQVNRVRSESHNTDKDGKDSVGVLTEDENTDDDDLHSVTDRTRLNSEYVKSFRHLTREALPRLDNYRNIMSLQAANRPTLDELHNATLPNKGTSVTNLNDKTGDIDGQIKFGWIQGVLMRCLLNIWGVMLFLRLSWVVAQAGVGEAILLILTTTVVTSITALSMSAISTNGVIKGGGTYYMISRSLGPEFGGSIGLIFALANAVACAMYVVGFCESLNALLTTHQLFIIDGSVQDVRIIGTLTIVVLTLIVVIGMEWEAKAQIGLLVILLAAIFDFFVGSFIGPTKQESIDKGFVGFNLTVLRENFYPDYRKSQGVNHNFFTVFAVFFPAATGILAGANISGDLKDPQKSIPKGTLLAILITTLSYILMAFICGFTVLRDATGPLTTTSVTLNLTNETLTNVTTINVTIPPTGPFKYGLHNDFQVVELVAWFGPIIYAGCFAATLSSALASLVSAPKVFQALCKDKLYPGIEWFAKGYGKNNEPMRGYVLTFIIAVGFILIGELNVIAPLISNFFLAAYTLINFSTFHASLAKPVGWRPTFKYYNMWLSLAGSILCVLVMFLISWWTALVTFAAVLALYLIVSVRKPDVNWGSTTQAQIYKNALQAVQQLNAVEEHVKNYRPQILVLSGMPSARPALVDFAYLITKNQSLLVCGHINTSRLHQRVRNVLNYKANCWLRAHKLRAFYMQVDGQNFEDGCTSLLKACGIGKLRPNILLMGHKSDWQTCSKDDLEQYFCVLHKALDLHLSVGILRLQEGFDFSHHYADDPKIKNSTESLPRNQSYSHMSQASSNSDISVPNTPISRNREVVNVCPSAEDSAKKPKSVGGSLSEIVVDDYIDRERMSQMFLFQKKQKRGVIDVWWLYDDGGLTLLLPYIISTRRNWSTCKLRVFALANKRDELELEHRNMASLLAKFRIDYSDLQVVSDITNKPTDMTLQFFDQLIADFRKPEDENDPSSVQITDSELMAVKDKTNRHLRLRELLYEHSSESQMIVMTLPIPRKGIVSAPLYLAWLEALTRDMPPMLLVRGNQTSVLTFYS, encoded by the exons ATGTCTGAAAGAAACGGGGGTGCCACAGTGCCACGAAGTGACACTGATGACGTCGAATTGAGGAACTTGACAACCGATAATGACAAAAGGACACGGTTTCAAGTGAATAGAGTACGAAGTGAAAGCCACAACACGGATAAAGATGGGAAGGATTCTGTCGGTGTTCTCACAGAGGATGAGAACACTGACGATGACGATTTGCACTCGGTCACAGATAGGACACGACTCAACTCGGAGTATGTGAAGAGTTTCCG ACACTTGACACGAGAGGCTTTGCCACGACTGGACAACTACAGGAACATAATGTCCCTACAGGCTGCCAATAGACCAACACTTGATGAACTCCACAATGCCACTCTTCCCAATAAG GGAACGTCcgtaacaaatttaaatgacaAAACCGGCGATATCGACGGCCAAATAAAATTCGGATGGATTCAGGGAGTTTTAATGCGATGTCTGCTCAACATATGGGGCGTTATGCTGTTCCTGCGACTGTCCTGGGTTGTGGCTCAGGCTGGAGTAG GCGAAGCAATTCTTCTTATTTTGACCACAACTGTGGTAACGTCCATCACAGCCTTGTCCATGTCTGCCATCAGCACCAACGGTGTTATCAAAGGAG gagGGACCTATTATATGATCTCGCGCAGTTTGGGCCCCGAATTTGGCGGTTCAATCGGTCTGATTTTCGCCTTAGCTAATGCAGTGGCTTGTGCTATGTACGTTGTTGGTTTTTGCGAATCTCTCAATGCTTTACTAACAACACACCAGCTTTTCATCATTGATGGAAGTGTTCAAGACGTGCGGATTATCGGCACGCTCACAATTGTCGTCCTGACGCTAATTGTTGTCATTGGAATGGAGTGGGAGGCTAAg gcACAAATCGGCCTTCTTGTGATCCTCCTAGCtgcaatttttgattttttcgttggTAGTTTTATCGGTCCGACGAAACAAGAATCGATCGACAAGGGATTTGTCggctttaatt taactgttttacGCGAGAATTTTTATCCAGATTATAGGAAATCTCAAGGCGTgaatcataattttttcacgGTTTTTGCGGTTTTCTTCCCGGCGGCTACCGGGATTTTAGCTGGCGCCAACATCTCAGGGGACCTTAAG gaccctCAGAAGAGTATCCCTAAAGGGACCCTGCTGGCAATTCTGATAACCACCCTGTCTTATATTTTAATGGCATTTATTTGTGGTTTTACTGTGCTTAGAGACGCCACCGGTCCTCTAACCACCACAAGTGTAACACTTAACTTAACCAATGAAACTTTGACAAATGTAACAACAATAAATGTTACAATTCCGCCAACGGGACCATTTAAATATGGTCTACACAATGATTTTCAAGTGGTCGAATTGGTTGCTTGGTTCGGTCCAATTATCTATGCTGGTTGTTTTGCTGCAACTTTATCTTCGGCACTCGCTTCGCTCGTTTCGGCACCTAAAGTGTTTCAGGCTTTGTGCAAAGACAAACTCTATCCAGGAATCGAATGGTTTGCTAAAGGTTATGGGAAAAACAACGAACCGATGAGAGGATATGTCCTTACTTTTATTATAGCCGTTGGGTTTATTTTAATCGGAGAATTGAACGTGATTGCTCCGCTTATATCAAATTTCTTCTTAGCTGCCTACACTTTGATCAATTTCTCGACGTTTCATGCATCTTTGGCCAAACCAGTCGGCTGGAGACCCACATTTAAG tactACAACATGTGGCTTAGCCTCGCCGGTTCCATTCTGTGCGTCTTGGTCATGTTTTTGATTTCCTGGTGGACAGCTTTGGTCACTTTTGCCGCAGTCCTAGCCCTTTATTTGATAGTTTCCGTTCGAAAACCTGACGTAAACTGGGGCTCAACCACACAAGcccaaatttacaaaaacgcCCTTCAAGCCGTCCAGCAATTGAACGCCGTTGAAGAACACGTCAAAAATTACAGACCACAGATTTTGGTTTTATCAGGAATGCCAAGTGCGCGGCCAGCTTTAGTCGACTTTGCATATTTAATCACCAAAAATCAGTCTTTGCTAGTGTGTGGACACATTAATACG AGCCGATTGCACCAGCGGGTCCGAAACGTCCTCAACTACAAAGCCAACTGTTGGCTAAGGGCCCACAAATTGCGCGCTTTCTACATGCAAGTCGATGGTCAAAACTTTGAAGACGGTTGTACTTCGTTACTTAAGGCTTGCGGTATCGGAAAATTGCGGCCTAATATTTTACTAATGGGACACAAGTCTGACTGGCAGACGTGTTCCAAGGACGATCTCGAGCAATATTTCTGTGTTTTACACAAAGCGTTAGATTTGCATTTGAGTGTTGGGATTTTGCGGCTGCAGGAAGGCTTCGATTTTAGTCATCATTACGCCGATGAtccgaaaattaaaaacagcaCTGAATCTTTACCACGAAATCAGTCATACAGTCACATGTCGCAAGCCAGTAGTAATAGTGATATTTCGGTGCCTAACACTCCCATCTCGAGGAACCGGGAAGTGGTTAATGTTTGTCCCAGTGCTGAGGATTCGGCAAAAAAGCCGAAATCGGTCGGGGGCTCTTTGAGCGAAATCGTCGTTGACGATTATATCGACAGGGAGAGGATGAGTCAGATGTTTCTGTTCCAGAAGAAACAGAAGCGGGGGGTTATTGACGTGTGGTGGCTTTATGACGATGGAG gCTTGACTTTGCTCCTTCCGTACATAATAAGCACCCGAAGGAACTGGAGCACTTGCAAGCTGCGCGTGTTCGCTTTGGCCAACAAGCGCGACGAGCTCGAACTAGAGCACCGAAACATGGCTAGTCTTTTGGCCAAGTTCCGAATCGACTATTCCGATTTACAAGTAGTCTCCGACATTACGAATAAACCAACAGACATGACATTGCAATTTTTCGACCAACTGATCGCCGATTTCCGGAAACcggaagacgaaaatgatcCAAGTTCGGTGCAAATAACTGACTCGGAGCTGATGGCAGTCAAGGACAAAACTAATCGGCATTTGCGACTCCGAGAGCTCCTGTACGAGCATTCGTCCGAGTCGCAAATGATTGTGATGACTTTGCCCATTCCGAGGAAAGGCATAGTGTCGGCACCTCTGTATTTGGCCTGGTTGGAAGCCCTAACTAGAGACATGCCCCCGATGCTGCTGGTTAGGGGGAATCAAACGTCCGTCCTTACTTTTTActcttaa